Proteins encoded by one window of Flavobacterium sp. N502540:
- a CDS encoding helix-turn-helix domain-containing protein, giving the protein MFRLYFLTNAEKIVFYNQRDQSPEMFFLFLALALQIVFYSIGVALVLKKYKAIYEENYTNPRSSVFKWLLQIAAIFFVLYYLCIIKNALRYVNYDSLWIWTNVILQFMVLVITCWFVLKALNHPDLFRGIDSKLQLAKDILPKQINNVGEKEHQNEVISDQIATLKLYMTEKEPFLDPSLTIQELSNQINIPVRDLSVLINHHIDQHFFDFVNEYRIQKAMNILKDQSKSQLTVLEILYEVGFNSKSSFNTSFKKYTNLTPTAFRNAS; this is encoded by the coding sequence ATGTTCAGACTTTATTTTTTAACGAATGCCGAAAAAATAGTGTTTTACAACCAGCGTGATCAATCGCCGGAGATGTTCTTTTTGTTTCTTGCTCTGGCCTTGCAAATTGTATTTTACAGCATTGGAGTAGCTTTGGTCTTAAAAAAATACAAAGCAATATATGAGGAAAATTATACCAATCCCAGAAGTTCTGTTTTTAAATGGCTGCTTCAGATAGCAGCTATATTCTTTGTTTTGTATTATTTATGTATCATTAAGAATGCTTTAAGATATGTAAATTATGATTCGTTATGGATTTGGACCAATGTAATACTGCAGTTTATGGTTTTGGTAATAACCTGCTGGTTTGTATTAAAAGCACTGAATCATCCGGATCTTTTTCGCGGTATCGATTCTAAACTGCAATTGGCCAAAGATATTCTTCCTAAACAGATTAATAATGTCGGAGAAAAGGAGCATCAAAACGAAGTGATTTCAGATCAAATTGCGACATTGAAGCTTTACATGACCGAAAAAGAGCCTTTTCTGGACCCGTCGCTTACCATTCAGGAACTTTCGAATCAAATCAATATTCCGGTTCGGGATTTATCTGTTTTAATCAATCATCATATCGATCAGCATTTCTTTGATTTTGTAAACGAATATCGCATTCAAAAAGCAATGAATATACTGAAAGATCAGTCCAAAAGTCAGCTTACAGTTTTGGAAATTTTGTATGAAGTAGGTTTTAATTCAAAATCTTCCTTTAATACCTCTTTTAAAAAATATACAAATCTAACCCCTACAGCTTTTCGGAACGCCTCATAA
- a CDS encoding outer membrane beta-barrel family protein codes for MKKVYLLIILVLPMLGLAQTTAKLKGKIASETTALEWADVSVFNSEGKIIEGTTSKPDGSFELNLKEGFYKIGISLLGFVDYEKQIAIKKDTDLEIIVLKENTTQLGEVVIKTKKNTIEQKTDRLVYNLENNVTNVGGDALSAINTAPGVVVQKETISILGKGTSRVMIDGRIVELTGEELNNYLKSISAADIKSIEIISTPPAKYEAEGAGGLINIVLKKGTRNSWKNTSTATYDQNKYGVLTLRDNFFYNKNKFRFSASINGKKGHRFADEFLNMYFPDGLSEMIINTKFTDESLSGKLALDYDFSDRITVGFQVLKDRSNPDFKSDIRINNYNTKNELDNYILNNSFVDKRSGNQTYHGHLIAKLDSLDRKLSFDVDYFNYNSKFDRNAIANNYRPDNSFAGINQSARNVSDQDIDNWSFKADMEHPLTAFNLSYGTKMSFTNSKSYVLYYNTITGTPELDPNQSNRFRYTENNQAVYVNGDKKINEKWNLQLGLRLENTQTSGFSETLNEKTKNNYLRLFPTVYVSYKENDSNNFSFNYGKRISRPQFDLLNPFRNYINSNSYSEGNPFLRPSFSDNFEFSHSYKGVLRTSVFLNVINDGYGVIFTSIPETNTQIVTRENYFRDLKYGVGESYSASFADWWQSENTLYFLGSKTKFVKNINATPSNSLEVNFSTNNTFSLGKTSKLQIDFNYNTPSKSGLYKTGYMSSFDIGFKQDMLNKSLQIAFLANDIFNTSYLKDLVSVVNGVKQVYSQNFSNRFLRLSVIYNFGNKKINVKQRDFGNQEEKNRTGN; via the coding sequence ATGAAAAAAGTTTACCTCCTTATTATTTTAGTATTACCGATGTTAGGTTTAGCACAAACAACTGCAAAATTAAAAGGGAAAATAGCCAGTGAAACAACTGCATTAGAATGGGCAGATGTTTCCGTATTCAATTCAGAAGGGAAAATTATTGAAGGAACAACCAGTAAGCCGGACGGCTCTTTTGAACTTAACTTAAAAGAAGGCTTTTATAAAATTGGAATAAGTCTGCTGGGATTTGTAGACTACGAAAAGCAGATCGCGATTAAAAAAGATACCGATTTAGAAATTATAGTCTTGAAAGAGAATACTACTCAGCTGGGAGAAGTGGTAATTAAAACTAAAAAGAATACCATCGAGCAAAAAACAGATCGTTTGGTTTATAATCTCGAAAATAATGTCACAAATGTTGGTGGTGATGCTTTAAGCGCCATCAATACCGCACCTGGTGTTGTGGTTCAAAAAGAGACGATCAGTATATTAGGAAAAGGGACTTCCCGTGTGATGATTGACGGACGTATCGTTGAGTTAACAGGAGAAGAACTAAACAACTATTTAAAATCGATATCGGCGGCAGATATTAAAAGCATTGAGATAATCAGTACTCCTCCCGCAAAATACGAAGCTGAAGGAGCAGGAGGGCTGATTAATATTGTGTTAAAAAAAGGTACCCGAAATTCCTGGAAAAACACTTCCACAGCTACTTATGATCAGAATAAATACGGGGTTTTGACTTTAAGAGATAATTTCTTTTACAACAAAAATAAGTTCAGGTTTTCTGCCAGTATTAATGGCAAGAAAGGACACCGATTTGCCGATGAATTTCTAAACATGTATTTCCCTGATGGACTTTCTGAGATGATTATCAATACAAAATTTACCGATGAAAGTTTGTCCGGAAAATTAGCTTTGGATTATGATTTTTCAGATCGTATAACCGTAGGTTTTCAGGTTTTAAAAGACAGAAGTAATCCGGATTTTAAGTCGGATATCAGAATTAATAATTACAATACTAAAAATGAACTGGACAATTATATCCTGAACAATAGTTTTGTGGATAAACGGTCCGGTAATCAAACTTATCACGGGCATTTGATTGCAAAATTGGATTCTTTAGACAGAAAATTGTCTTTTGATGTGGATTATTTTAATTACAATTCAAAATTCGACCGAAATGCAATCGCCAACAATTACAGACCAGATAATTCATTTGCAGGCATTAATCAGTCGGCAAGAAATGTTTCCGATCAGGATATTGATAACTGGAGCTTTAAGGCAGACATGGAACATCCGCTTACAGCATTCAATTTGTCATATGGTACAAAAATGAGTTTTACAAACAGTAAGAGTTATGTGCTTTACTACAACACGATTACAGGAACACCGGAATTGGATCCCAATCAGTCCAACCGATTCAGGTATACGGAGAACAATCAGGCAGTGTACGTTAACGGAGATAAAAAAATCAATGAGAAATGGAATCTTCAATTGGGATTGCGCCTTGAAAATACTCAAACGAGTGGTTTTTCAGAAACCTTAAACGAGAAAACAAAAAATAATTATTTGAGATTGTTTCCTACGGTTTATGTTTCATACAAAGAAAATGATAGTAATAATTTCAGTTTTAATTATGGAAAAAGAATCAGCCGACCTCAGTTTGATTTGCTGAATCCATTTCGTAACTACATTAACAGCAACAGTTATTCTGAAGGAAATCCGTTTTTAAGACCTTCGTTTAGTGATAATTTTGAGTTTAGTCATTCGTATAAAGGAGTTTTGCGAACCAGTGTTTTCTTGAATGTGATCAATGACGGTTATGGTGTGATTTTTACCTCAATTCCCGAAACCAATACGCAAATTGTAACCAGAGAGAATTATTTCAGAGATCTAAAGTATGGGGTTGGAGAGAGTTATTCGGCTAGTTTTGCAGACTGGTGGCAAAGTGAAAACACGTTATATTTCTTAGGATCAAAAACAAAGTTTGTAAAAAATATCAATGCCACGCCATCCAATAGCTTAGAAGTTAATTTTTCAACTAATAATACATTCTCATTGGGCAAAACGAGTAAACTTCAAATTGATTTTAATTACAATACACCTTCTAAAAGCGGTTTGTACAAAACAGGGTATATGTCGAGTTTTGATATTGGTTTTAAACAGGATATGCTAAATAAATCCCTGCAGATTGCTTTTTTAGCCAATGATATTTTTAATACTTCTTATTTAAAAGATTTAGTTTCGGTTGTAAATGGCGTAAAGCAGGTGTACAGTCAGAATTTTTCAAACCGATTTTTACGTTTATCTGTTATTTACAATTTTGGAAACAAAAAAATAAACGTGAAACAGCGTGATTTTGGAAATCAGGAGGAGAAAAACAGAACAGGAAATTAG
- a CDS encoding ZIP family metal transporter, which produces MNYLLPLFSVLLGYMVALFLKPKSKTNLKLLLAFSGSFLLSLTVMHLLPEVYETHKHNIGIFIMLGILFQIILEFFSKGAEHGHVHGHAKMSQIPWLLFTSLCIHAFLEGFPVSHHHGLALGIAIHHLPIAVILTTFFINAELNKKAIFAFMLTFAVMTPLGTVASEYLPVLSKYYTEITAIVIGILFHISSTIIFESSEGHKFNVAKVSMIVLGILLAFIL; this is translated from the coding sequence ATGAATTATCTACTCCCCTTATTCTCTGTACTTTTAGGTTATATGGTGGCTTTGTTTTTAAAACCAAAGAGCAAAACCAATCTAAAGCTGCTGCTTGCGTTTAGCGGTTCATTTTTATTGTCCTTAACCGTAATGCATCTGTTACCGGAAGTTTATGAAACACATAAGCACAATATTGGTATCTTCATCATGCTTGGAATTTTATTCCAGATTATACTGGAGTTTTTCTCTAAGGGAGCCGAACATGGGCACGTTCATGGGCACGCTAAGATGTCACAGATTCCGTGGCTGCTCTTTACCAGCTTGTGTATTCATGCTTTTCTGGAAGGTTTTCCGGTAAGCCATCATCATGGTCTGGCTCTTGGAATTGCTATTCATCATTTACCAATTGCCGTAATTCTGACCACCTTTTTTATCAATGCAGAGCTGAATAAAAAAGCCATTTTTGCTTTCATGCTTACATTCGCAGTTATGACCCCATTGGGTACCGTTGCCTCTGAATATTTACCGGTTCTAAGCAAATATTACACTGAAATTACAGCCATCGTTATCGGAATTCTGTTTCACATTTCCTCAACCATTATTTTCGAAAGCAGCGAAGGACATAAATTCAATGTTGCCAAAGTCTCTATGATTGTTCTGGGGATTCTTTTAGCTTTTATATTGTAG
- a CDS encoding class I SAM-dependent methyltransferase yields the protein MSEAANSSSPNQERNTENWFTSWFDTPYYHILYKDRNYREAQVFMDNLTHYLNLPEKAKVLDLACGKGRHSIYLNQLGFNVLGADLSENSITEATKNSNETLHFKVHDMREPFEEKFDAIFNLFTSFGYFESDDDNLTTLKAIKESLSEYGFAVIDFMNVTQVIETLVPEEVKSVDGIDFKIKRYVEDGHIFKEIDFEDQGRNYHFTEKVKALTLKDFEELMAEAGIFLLDIFGDYKLKKFHKTESERLIMIFK from the coding sequence ATGTCTGAAGCAGCAAACTCATCCTCACCAAATCAGGAACGTAATACCGAAAATTGGTTTACGTCATGGTTTGACACTCCATATTACCATATTCTTTATAAAGACCGAAATTATCGCGAAGCTCAGGTTTTCATGGACAATTTGACCCATTATCTGAATTTGCCTGAAAAAGCAAAAGTACTTGATCTGGCTTGCGGAAAAGGACGTCACTCTATCTATTTAAATCAACTGGGATTTAATGTTTTAGGTGCTGACTTGTCTGAAAACAGTATTACGGAAGCTACAAAAAACAGTAACGAAACACTGCATTTTAAAGTGCACGATATGCGTGAACCTTTTGAAGAAAAGTTTGATGCCATCTTTAATTTATTTACCAGTTTTGGATATTTTGAAAGTGACGACGATAATTTAACTACCCTTAAGGCCATTAAAGAAAGTTTATCTGAATACGGTTTTGCGGTAATCGACTTTATGAACGTTACTCAGGTTATCGAAACTTTGGTACCTGAAGAGGTAAAAAGTGTAGACGGAATTGATTTCAAAATCAAAAGATATGTGGAGGACGGACATATTTTTAAAGAAATAGATTTTGAGGATCAGGGAAGAAATTATCATTTCACAGAAAAAGTAAAAGCCTTAACTTTAAAAGATTTTGAAGAACTAATGGCAGAAGCGGGAATTTTCCTGTTGGACATTTTTGGAGATTATAAACTCAAAAAATTCCACAAAACCGAAAGCGAACGATTAATCATGATTTTTAAATAA
- a CDS encoding THUMP domain-containing class I SAM-dependent RNA methyltransferase, whose product MEENFRMIAKCFFGFEEILENELRTLGAQDVEKGVRMVSFKGDKGFMYKANLSLRTALKVLKPIYSFRANNEQALYKGISGVNWSKLLNANQTFVIDATVHSTYFNHSEFVSQKCKDAIVDQFRERTGQRPSIDKAFPDLRINVHIDKDQVSVALDTSGNSLHQRGYRTATNIAPINEVLAAGVLLLSGWEGQSHFVDPMCGSGTFLAEAAMIACNIPANINRKEFAFEKWKDWDNDLFDQIVNSLMKKTKEFHYTIKGFDKAPSAVNKAKDNIRNANLEDYVTVSEDNFFDTEKAVEGKLHMVFNPPYDERLDIHMEEFYKNIGDTLKKSYPGTNAWFITANLEALKFVGLKPSRKIKLFNGSLEARLVKYEMYEGSKRTKFQV is encoded by the coding sequence ATGGAAGAAAATTTTAGAATGATAGCCAAATGTTTTTTTGGTTTTGAAGAAATATTAGAGAATGAATTGCGCACTCTTGGTGCTCAGGATGTCGAAAAAGGAGTGCGAATGGTAAGCTTTAAAGGAGATAAAGGCTTCATGTACAAAGCTAATTTATCACTTCGTACCGCACTTAAAGTTCTAAAACCTATTTATTCGTTCAGAGCAAATAATGAACAGGCACTGTACAAAGGAATTTCGGGTGTAAACTGGTCTAAATTATTAAATGCCAATCAGACTTTTGTGATTGACGCCACCGTACACTCCACTTATTTCAACCACTCTGAATTTGTTTCTCAAAAATGTAAAGATGCTATCGTAGATCAGTTTAGAGAAAGAACAGGACAGCGTCCGAGTATCGATAAAGCTTTTCCGGATTTAAGAATTAATGTACATATCGATAAAGATCAGGTTTCAGTTGCGTTGGATACTTCAGGGAATTCACTGCATCAGCGTGGTTATCGAACCGCAACGAATATTGCGCCAATCAACGAAGTTTTGGCAGCAGGAGTACTATTGTTATCAGGATGGGAAGGACAGAGTCATTTTGTAGATCCAATGTGTGGTTCCGGAACTTTTCTGGCAGAGGCCGCTATGATTGCCTGCAATATTCCGGCGAATATTAATCGTAAAGAGTTTGCATTCGAAAAATGGAAAGATTGGGATAACGATCTTTTTGATCAGATTGTAAACAGTCTGATGAAAAAAACAAAAGAATTTCATTACACGATAAAAGGGTTTGATAAAGCACCAAGTGCTGTAAACAAAGCCAAAGATAATATCCGAAACGCCAATTTGGAAGATTATGTTACGGTAAGTGAGGATAACTTTTTTGATACTGAAAAAGCAGTGGAAGGAAAGTTACACATGGTTTTCAATCCGCCTTACGATGAACGTCTGGATATTCACATGGAAGAATTCTACAAAAATATCGGAGATACTCTAAAGAAAAGCTACCCGGGTACAAACGCCTGGTTTATTACGGCAAATCTTGAAGCTCTGAAATTCGTAGGTTTAAAACCATCCCGAAAAATTAAACTTTTCAACGGAAGTCTTGAAGCACGTCTGGTAAAATACGAGATGTACGAGGGAAGTAAGAGAACGAAATTTCAGGTCTAA
- a CDS encoding aspartate/glutamate racemase family protein, translated as MRIIGLIGGISWVSTADYYKLINEGINNKLGGLNFSECLIYSFNYADIKKNNDANDWDATFNLLLKGCQFLKQGGAEAIVLCANTMHLIADRLEKAIDLPIIHIATETALAIQKKEVKKVGLMGTKFTMELDFFKDKLAESGIETIIPKNDADRDFMHTTIFEELGRGLVTEATKKRYLEIASQLIKEGAEGIILGCTEIPLVIKPEDVSVPVFDTTLIHSMAAVKFQLS; from the coding sequence ATGAGGATAATTGGACTTATAGGCGGAATTAGCTGGGTTTCTACAGCAGATTATTACAAACTTATAAACGAGGGAATTAATAATAAGCTGGGAGGACTTAATTTCTCGGAGTGTCTGATTTATTCTTTCAATTATGCCGACATTAAAAAGAATAACGATGCCAATGATTGGGATGCGACTTTTAATTTGCTTTTAAAAGGATGTCAGTTTCTTAAGCAGGGCGGGGCAGAAGCTATTGTTTTGTGTGCGAATACCATGCATTTGATTGCTGACCGACTTGAGAAGGCAATTGATTTGCCAATTATTCACATTGCGACTGAAACGGCATTGGCGATTCAGAAGAAAGAAGTGAAAAAAGTAGGTTTGATGGGAACGAAGTTTACCATGGAACTTGATTTTTTCAAAGATAAATTAGCCGAAAGTGGAATCGAGACTATCATCCCTAAAAATGATGCCGACCGTGATTTTATGCACACCACAATCTTTGAAGAATTAGGAAGAGGTTTGGTGACGGAGGCAACTAAAAAACGGTATTTAGAAATTGCCAGTCAATTGATAAAAGAAGGCGCTGAGGGAATTATTTTAGGTTGTACCGAGATTCCCTTGGTGATAAAGCCGGAAGATGTTTCTGTCCCGGTTTTTGATACTACTTTAATTCATTCTATGGCAGCTGTTAAGTTTCAATTGTCCTAA
- a CDS encoding DUF6048 family protein: MKHISKYFYSFCLLLSMFLGQAQETSDTAAPKEIVKTKPKAQAAKPAVKETKQDSIKTDRYGLRVGVDLYKLTRGFYDKNYKGIEVTGDFRLTKKYYLAAELGFEDKTTDDDRLNTTTTGTYIKGGFDYNLYQNWLDMENLITIGLRGGFSTFSQQLNTYKIYNPNPYWGEQPAIVSGQKYNGLTAGWLEVAMGVKAKVFNNVFVGFGVQLKLLASNKKPSGFDNLYIPGFNRTYDGSFGIGFNYTVSYFIPLYKKKTIIPELIKKETIRK, translated from the coding sequence ATGAAACACATATCAAAATATTTTTATAGTTTTTGCTTACTGCTTTCAATGTTCTTAGGTCAGGCTCAGGAAACATCGGACACAGCAGCACCCAAAGAGATCGTTAAAACAAAACCAAAAGCCCAAGCAGCTAAACCTGCTGTCAAGGAAACTAAACAGGATAGCATCAAAACGGATCGTTACGGACTTCGTGTGGGTGTAGATTTGTACAAATTAACCCGTGGATTTTACGACAAGAATTATAAAGGTATTGAAGTTACAGGTGATTTTCGTCTGACCAAAAAATACTATCTGGCTGCCGAACTTGGTTTTGAAGACAAAACTACTGACGATGACCGATTAAACACTACCACTACCGGAACTTACATCAAAGGAGGTTTTGATTACAATTTGTATCAAAACTGGCTGGATATGGAAAATTTAATCACCATTGGACTACGAGGCGGTTTCAGTACTTTTAGTCAACAATTGAATACCTATAAAATTTACAACCCAAACCCATACTGGGGAGAACAGCCGGCAATTGTTTCCGGTCAAAAATACAATGGTCTTACTGCAGGTTGGCTTGAAGTGGCAATGGGTGTAAAAGCAAAGGTTTTTAATAACGTATTTGTTGGTTTTGGCGTTCAGCTCAAACTGTTGGCTTCTAATAAAAAACCTTCAGGATTTGACAATCTTTATATTCCAGGTTTCAACAGAACCTATGATGGTAGCTTCGGGATTGGTTTTAACTATACCGTTTCTTATTTCATTCCGCTTTACAAGAAAAAGACAATCATTCCTGAATTAATAAAAAAGGAAACCATTAGAAAATAA
- a CDS encoding DUF6452 family protein, translating to MKKIISLLLIFTFGLSSCEKDDICDASTPTTPRLVITFYKDAEPTVKENVINLKVTGEGESKGIVFNKSITDEENPLRYVTNSNTISIPLRIDKNTTTYDFVYNSQSTNPATKNSDRITFYYTRENVYVSRACGFKTVFDLDPLKPNDLTDPAGDGFWIKQIFTDIKHIESENETHIKIFL from the coding sequence ATGAAAAAAATAATCTCTCTTTTACTAATTTTCACCTTTGGCCTGTCCAGTTGTGAAAAAGACGATATTTGTGATGCCAGTACACCAACAACTCCGCGTCTGGTAATTACATTTTATAAAGATGCCGAACCTACTGTAAAAGAAAACGTAATAAATCTAAAAGTAACTGGAGAGGGAGAAAGTAAAGGAATTGTTTTCAACAAAAGCATAACAGACGAGGAAAATCCTTTAAGATATGTAACCAATTCGAATACAATCTCGATACCTCTGAGAATAGACAAAAACACCACCACGTATGATTTTGTTTATAACTCTCAGAGCACCAATCCTGCTACCAAAAACAGCGATCGGATAACATTTTACTATACTCGTGAGAATGTATACGTGTCAAGGGCGTGTGGATTTAAGACCGTCTTCGATCTTGATCCGCTAAAACCCAACGACCTAACCGACCCTGCAGGCGATGGATTCTGGATAAAACAAATTTTTACAGACATAAAACACATTGAATCTGAAAATGAAACACATATCAAAATATTTTTATAG
- the rlmD gene encoding 23S rRNA (uracil(1939)-C(5))-methyltransferase RlmD, with protein MGRKNTDKIVFHQIQVLDAGAKGVSVAKAPDGKVIFIPNVVPGDVVDVQTFKKRKAYYEGKAVKFHELSEHRIEPICDHFGVCGGCKWQNMKYSQQLYYKQNEVKNHLQRIGKVELPEFETILGSEKQFFYRNKMEFSFSNSRWLTEKEIGSTEDLGNRNALGFHIPKMWDKILDIQKCHLQEDPSNAIRNEIRAFANEHNMAFFNPREHSGLLRTVMIRTVSTGEIMVLIQFFEDDQKNRELILDHLYEKFPQITSLQYVINAKQNDTMYDQDIKLYKGRDYILEEMEGLKFSINAKSFYQTNSDQAYELYKITRDFAGLTGNETVYDLYTGTGTIAQFVSKKAKKVIGVESVPEAILDAKANAERNNITNCEFFVGDMKVVFNEAFIAQHGKPDVIITDPPRDGMHAAVVDQILKIAPKKVVYVSCNSATQARDLALMDEKYKVTRVRPVDMFPQTHHVENVVLLELR; from the coding sequence ATGGGAAGAAAAAATACAGACAAAATTGTCTTTCATCAAATTCAGGTTCTTGATGCAGGAGCAAAAGGAGTATCAGTAGCAAAGGCTCCTGACGGAAAAGTAATCTTTATTCCGAATGTCGTTCCTGGCGATGTAGTAGACGTACAGACCTTTAAGAAAAGAAAAGCCTATTATGAAGGCAAAGCCGTAAAATTTCACGAATTATCAGAGCATCGTATTGAGCCAATCTGCGATCATTTTGGTGTTTGTGGAGGATGCAAATGGCAAAATATGAAATACAGCCAACAGTTGTATTACAAACAAAATGAAGTAAAAAATCACTTACAGCGTATCGGAAAAGTAGAACTTCCCGAATTTGAAACCATTTTAGGTTCTGAAAAACAGTTTTTCTACAGAAACAAAATGGAATTTTCATTTTCTAACAGTCGTTGGTTAACCGAGAAAGAAATTGGAAGTACGGAAGATTTAGGAAACCGAAATGCTTTAGGATTCCATATCCCGAAAATGTGGGACAAAATTCTGGACATCCAAAAATGTCATTTACAGGAAGATCCTTCAAATGCCATCAGAAATGAGATCAGAGCTTTTGCCAACGAGCATAATATGGCCTTCTTCAATCCAAGAGAGCATTCCGGTTTGTTGAGAACGGTAATGATTCGTACGGTATCTACCGGGGAGATTATGGTTTTGATCCAGTTTTTTGAAGATGATCAAAAAAACCGCGAACTGATTTTGGATCACCTTTACGAAAAGTTTCCGCAGATTACTTCGTTGCAATACGTGATAAATGCCAAGCAAAACGATACTATGTACGATCAGGATATCAAGCTGTACAAAGGAAGAGACTATATACTGGAAGAAATGGAAGGTTTAAAATTTAGCATCAACGCTAAATCTTTCTACCAGACTAATTCAGATCAGGCCTACGAGCTGTACAAAATAACACGTGATTTCGCAGGGCTTACAGGAAACGAAACAGTTTATGACTTGTATACCGGAACGGGAACTATAGCGCAATTTGTCTCAAAAAAGGCAAAAAAAGTAATTGGTGTAGAAAGTGTTCCTGAAGCGATTTTAGACGCTAAAGCAAATGCAGAACGCAATAATATTACCAATTGTGAGTTTTTTGTTGGTGACATGAAAGTTGTTTTCAATGAAGCCTTTATCGCCCAGCACGGAAAACCGGATGTGATCATTACAGATCCGCCAAGAGACGGTATGCATGCTGCGGTTGTTGATCAAATTTTGAAAATTGCTCCTAAAAAAGTTGTTTATGTGAGCTGTAATTCAGCAACTCAGGCACGTGATTTGGCTTTAATGGACGAAAAATACAAAGTAACCCGTGTTAGACCGGTCGATATGTTTCCGCAAACACACCATGTCGAAAATGTTGTGCTTTTAGAACTTCGATAA
- a CDS encoding sensor histidine kinase produces MTLLATLVTLLVLNHLIKPISIASKALDDYRHNRRLSILPTEYSDEAGLLLCNIQESIYESESFINEKQDLIYMLSHDLKNFAGNPQGLARLIISENPSESVRQLAELICESTNLQFRYIENFIKLLQEQDRVVKGNLEIRMITFPNILPFINEQVEQRLIDKNIKLSLNLELVEAKLRIDEGLLVQVLVNLISNAVKFSYFDSEVKVRIYTEDSKFIVTVTDNGIGFDKNQIDELFKKFTKMSRLGTANESSTGIGLYLCKKIIEKNKGKLTATSEGRNKGAEFRIEFEL; encoded by the coding sequence ATGACATTATTGGCGACATTAGTGACGCTTTTGGTTTTAAATCACTTAATAAAGCCCATTTCAATAGCCTCAAAAGCCTTAGACGATTACAGACACAACAGAAGATTGTCTATTTTGCCTACAGAATATAGTGATGAAGCAGGTTTACTTTTGTGCAACATTCAGGAATCGATCTATGAATCAGAAAGTTTTATCAATGAAAAACAGGATTTGATTTATATGCTTTCGCATGATTTGAAAAATTTTGCAGGAAATCCTCAGGGACTGGCGCGATTGATTATAAGTGAAAATCCATCAGAATCAGTTCGTCAATTGGCAGAATTGATTTGCGAATCTACTAATCTACAGTTTCGATATATTGAAAACTTCATTAAACTATTGCAGGAACAAGATCGGGTAGTAAAAGGAAATTTGGAGATCAGAATGATAACCTTTCCTAATATTTTGCCTTTCATCAATGAACAGGTTGAACAGCGTCTGATTGATAAGAATATTAAATTAAGTCTGAATTTAGAGCTTGTTGAGGCAAAACTGAGAATTGACGAAGGTTTATTGGTTCAGGTTTTAGTGAATTTGATTAGCAATGCCGTTAAATTCTCTTATTTTGACAGTGAGGTTAAAGTGAGAATTTATACCGAAGATTCAAAATTCATTGTAACCGTTACGGATAATGGAATTGGTTTTGACAAAAATCAGATTGATGAGCTCTTTAAAAAATTCACAAAAATGAGCCGATTGGGTACCGCTAATGAATCTTCGACCGGAATTGGTCTGTATCTTTGTAAAAAAATAATTGAGAAGAATAAAGGCAAATTAACAGCAACCAGTGAAGGCAGAAATAAAGGGGCTGAATTTAGAATTGAGTTTGAATTGTAG